In Enterobacter sp. 638, a single window of DNA contains:
- a CDS encoding PTS sugar transporter subunit IIB has product MKNIVLCCAAGMSTSMLVQRMKDAAQKKGVEVTIKAVPVAEFKDYIATADIVLLGPQVKYELAKLQAQAEPLGKQVAVIDMMDYGMMKGDVVLEKALKLLEQ; this is encoded by the coding sequence ATGAAGAATATCGTTTTGTGTTGTGCTGCCGGGATGTCTACCAGCATGCTGGTTCAGCGTATGAAAGACGCCGCGCAAAAAAAAGGCGTTGAAGTCACTATCAAAGCCGTTCCGGTAGCTGAGTTTAAAGACTATATCGCCACAGCCGACATCGTATTACTGGGGCCACAGGTAAAATACGAACTGGCAAAGCTTCAGGCTCAGGCTGAACCGCTGGGTAAACAGGTCGCGGTGATCGATATGATGGATTACGGCATGATGAAAGGCGATGTCGTCCTTGAAAAAGCGCTTAAACTGCTGGAGCAATGA